In Spirochaetota bacterium, a single window of DNA contains:
- the iadA gene encoding beta-aspartyl-peptidase has protein sequence MITLIKKAEVYTPSIIGINDVLIVGNKIGKIDKDINISGIEYELIDGRDKMVFPGFIDSHVHITGGGGEGGFATRTPEIILSDIIKGGITTIIGTLGTDGVTRSLENLYAKSKALEIEGITTYIYTGSYRVPISTFTGSIMKDIILIDKVIGVGEIALSDHRSSQPTIEEVKRLTADARVAGLISGKAGIVNIHMGDGEAGLSMLNEIVNNSEIPIKQFYPTHINRNKDLFKEGIDFAKRGGFIDFTTSSDPVFIEEGEVKASEALKICIEEGLEDNVTLTSDGQGSLPVFNEKKELVGLRVGRVTTLFDELRDAINNGVNIEKALKSITVNPAKILKLKNKGKIEIGYDADILIVNKNLEIDTVIAKGEILMKEKKILNFGTFE, from the coding sequence ATGATAACTCTTATTAAAAAAGCAGAAGTTTATACTCCTTCTATTATAGGAATAAATGATGTTTTAATTGTAGGAAATAAAATTGGCAAAATTGATAAAGATATAAATATAAGTGGAATAGAGTATGAATTAATTGATGGAAGAGATAAAATGGTTTTCCCTGGTTTTATAGACTCTCATGTTCATATTACTGGTGGAGGTGGTGAGGGAGGTTTTGCAACAAGGACTCCTGAAATTATTTTATCTGATATTATAAAAGGGGGCATAACAACTATTATTGGTACACTTGGAACAGATGGTGTTACTAGAAGTTTGGAAAATCTTTATGCAAAATCTAAAGCTTTGGAGATTGAAGGAATAACGACATATATTTATACAGGATCCTATAGGGTTCCAATATCAACTTTTACAGGGAGTATAATGAAAGATATTATTTTGATAGATAAAGTTATAGGTGTTGGGGAAATTGCTTTATCTGATCATAGATCTTCTCAACCTACAATTGAAGAGGTAAAAAGATTAACTGCAGATGCAAGAGTTGCTGGTCTTATTTCAGGGAAAGCTGGTATAGTTAATATTCACATGGGTGATGGAGAAGCAGGACTAAGTATGTTAAATGAAATTGTTAATAATAGTGAGATTCCAATAAAACAATTTTATCCAACTCATATTAATAGAAATAAGGATTTGTTTAAAGAAGGTATAGATTTTGCAAAAAGGGGTGGTTTTATAGATTTCACAACAAGCTCAGATCCAGTTTTTATAGAAGAAGGAGAAGTTAAAGCTTCAGAAGCTCTTAAAATATGTATAGAAGAAGGACTAGAGGATAATGTGACATTAACATCTGATGGACAAGGTAGCTTGCCTGTTTTTAATGAGAAAAAAGAACTTGTAGGTCTAAGAGTTGGCAGGGTTACAACACTTTTTGATGAATTAAGAGATGCTATTAATAATGGAGTAAATATAGAAAAAGCTTTAAAATCAATAACAGTTAATCCAGCTAAAATATTAAAGTTAAAAAATAAGGGTAAAATTGAAATAGGTTATGATGCTGATATTTTAATTGTTAATAAAAATCTTGAAATAGATACAGTTATTGCTAAAGGAGAAATTTTAATGAAAGAAAAGAAGATATTAAATTTTGGTACTTTTGAATAA
- a CDS encoding GNAT family N-acetyltransferase translates to MIRKAKEEDSYRIAEIQVFGWRTAYRGIIKDQFLFNSLSVVKANSSFLKRIKDNTLSDQIYIFEEDSIIKGFIIFGPYRDYENLSCLELYAIYVEPLMKRNGIGTKMINFFENYARENKYKKTSLWILEENLEGRNFYEKNGYKYNKKRKKLENINVYEVEYEKKL, encoded by the coding sequence ATGATAAGAAAAGCAAAAGAGGAAGATTCTTATAGAATAGCTGAAATTCAAGTTTTTGGTTGGAGAACTGCATATAGAGGAATAATAAAAGATCAATTTTTATTTAATAGTCTTTCAGTAGTTAAAGCTAATAGCTCTTTTTTAAAAAGAATAAAAGATAATACCTTATCAGATCAGATTTATATATTTGAAGAAGATAGTATAATTAAAGGGTTTATTATTTTTGGACCATATAGAGATTATGAAAATTTATCATGTTTAGAGTTATATGCTATATATGTTGAACCTTTAATGAAAAGAAATGGTATAGGTACTAAAATGATTAATTTTTTTGAAAATTATGCTAGAGAAAATAAATATAAAAAAACATCTTTATGGATTTTGGAAGAAAATCTAGAAGGCAGAAACTTTTATGAAAAAAATGGATATAAATATAATAAAAAAAGGAAAAAACTTGAAAATATTAATGTTTATGAAGTAGAGTATGAAAAAAAATTATAA
- the sixA gene encoding phosphohistidine phosphatase SixA gives MEIYLIRHAIAENAAEGKKDEERNIIDKGFKETKKISKILKNLKAKPDFIISSPLTRAVQTADIIAKKFKYKKKIILAKELLPESKPSDIMELVKSKIDSKTKRIFIIGHMPLLGNFISFLLGVKNYTFDIEKSGVYIIDLNIDENNQVEGKLKGYLIPSIARRLA, from the coding sequence ATGGAAATTTATTTAATAAGGCATGCAATTGCTGAAAATGCAGCAGAAGGTAAAAAAGATGAAGAAAGAAATATTATCGATAAAGGTTTTAAAGAAACAAAAAAAATAAGTAAAATATTAAAAAATTTGAAGGCTAAACCTGATTTTATTATTTCGAGTCCTTTAACTAGAGCTGTTCAAACAGCTGATATAATTGCAAAAAAATTTAAATATAAAAAAAAGATCATTTTAGCAAAGGAACTTTTACCTGAATCAAAACCATCCGATATTATGGAACTTGTTAAATCTAAAATAGACTCTAAAACAAAAAGAATCTTTATTATTGGACATATGCCACTTTTAGGTAACTTTATTTCTTTTCTTCTGGGAGTAAAAAACTATACTTTTGACATAGAAAAAAGTGGAGTTTATATAATAGATTTGAATATAGATGAAAATAATCAAGTTGAAGGGAAACTCAAAGGTTATTTAATCCCATCAATTGCTAGGAGACTTGCATGA
- the tmk gene encoding dTMP kinase, with translation MKHNFPGVLIAVEGIDGSGKSTQIYLLKKWLESEAYSVFLTEWNSSNLVKDTIKRGKKENLLTPLTFSILHATDFADRYIHLILPPLKAGMIVLCDRYYYTALARDTARGVPFDWVRDVYSFAFDPDITFYFRVDVETSLKRLKSSKRKIKFHEAGMDLNISDDINESFKIFQNKVIDEYDKMTQIYNFEVLDAKNDINSQQQKVRQIVREKILNNYIPKNYLKRKLKYVK, from the coding sequence ATGAAACATAATTTCCCTGGTGTATTAATTGCAGTTGAAGGGATTGATGGATCTGGAAAAAGCACACAAATATATCTACTAAAAAAATGGCTTGAATCTGAAGCATATAGTGTGTTTCTCACAGAATGGAATTCATCTAACTTAGTTAAGGATACTATTAAAAGAGGCAAAAAAGAGAATTTACTTACACCATTAACTTTTTCTATTTTACATGCTACTGATTTTGCTGATAGATATATTCATTTAATATTGCCTCCATTGAAAGCAGGTATGATAGTTCTTTGTGATAGATATTATTATACTGCCCTTGCAAGAGATACAGCAAGAGGTGTTCCTTTTGATTGGGTTAGAGATGTTTATAGCTTTGCATTTGATCCTGATATTACATTTTATTTTAGAGTAGATGTTGAAACATCTTTAAAAAGATTAAAATCAAGTAAAAGAAAAATAAAGTTTCATGAAGCTGGAATGGATTTAAACATATCAGATGATATAAATGAGAGTTTTAAAATATTTCAAAACAAAGTAATAGATGAGTATGATAAAATGACCCAAATTTATAATTTTGAAGTTTTGGATGCAAAAAATGACATTAATTCTCAACAACAGAAAGTAAGACAAATAGTAAGGGAAAAGATATTGAACAATTATATACCAAAAAATTATTTAAAAAGGAAACTAAAATATGTTAAATAA
- the tmk gene encoding dTMP kinase, with amino-acid sequence MLNKYEFFRSDINYLDISDLRGLFIVIEGTDGVGRSTQIENIKDWLEYNGYAVFTTGLGRSTVVRDAINEAKKGHNLNNFTFSMLYAADIADRMENDIIPYLKSGYVVIADRYIFTCMARALVRGVDKEWIKKLYSFALKPIVTLYMKVDFNNLIPRVINADNLVENYWELGLGSGLDYWEAGMDIKMGEDFFESFEKYQKKLIKEFNSMVNEYNFIEIDARKSLKDTFKQMKLEIKKVLERWEF; translated from the coding sequence ATGTTAAATAAATATGAGTTTTTTAGATCTGATATAAATTATTTAGATATTTCTGATTTAAGAGGCTTATTTATTGTTATTGAAGGAACTGATGGTGTTGGCAGATCAACACAAATAGAAAATATTAAAGATTGGCTTGAATATAATGGTTATGCAGTTTTTACAACTGGTCTTGGAAGATCTACAGTTGTTAGAGATGCTATTAATGAGGCAAAAAAAGGTCATAATTTAAACAATTTTACTTTTTCAATGCTTTATGCAGCTGATATAGCAGATAGAATGGAGAATGATATAATTCCTTATCTTAAATCAGGTTATGTAGTTATAGCAGATAGATATATTTTTACATGTATGGCAAGAGCATTGGTAAGAGGTGTTGATAAAGAATGGATTAAGAAACTATACAGTTTTGCTTTGAAACCTATAGTTACTCTTTATATGAAAGTTGATTTTAATAATCTGATACCAAGAGTTATAAATGCAGATAATCTTGTTGAAAACTATTGGGAACTTGGTCTTGGGTCTGGATTGGATTACTGGGAAGCAGGTATGGATATTAAAATGGGAGAAGATTTTTTTGAAAGTTTTGAAAAATATCAAAAAAAGTTGATAAAAGAGTTTAATTCTATGGTTAATGAATATAATTTTATAGAAATAGATGCAAGAAAAAGTTTAAAAGATACATTTAAACAGATGAAATTGGAAATTAAAAAAGTTCTAGAAAGGTGGGAATTTTGA